The proteins below are encoded in one region of Lactuca sativa cultivar Salinas chromosome 3, Lsat_Salinas_v11, whole genome shotgun sequence:
- the LOC111911512 gene encoding uncharacterized protein LOC111911512, with product MPRRSNRLTPNRPSTPQPQPPPEINPSISTVQLEEIISQRIVAALSNVTRDGVRNEGHVGTTRTCTYKDFMNCGPKSFHGNEGVVNLTRWIEKKKSIFQISFCPDNCKVRFAACTFADATLTWWKSHVNTMGIDIANSMKWEELKIMLVEEYCPRVEIHKLEQELWTLTMKGLEIKAYTARFNDLAVMCPTLVTPEYKKIERYIWGLASQIKGMVIASKPTTYDSTKRIAHQLTLTEIQGIEVISKDESPKSRSNKCKFNKKNPKQSSEKRQEVATNYATTTRVPTQPKSSWYNQCNRQHPGDCFVCMKCKKKGHTASYCRSTTPATVNQQTNNGTGRGEGRKCYECGEVGHIKKAYPKLRSQGGIGRGRVFVIGSGEAIQDPSVVSGTFLIDNLYATILFDSGADRSFITPTFRKLLSHKPSRLKEIYEVEIANGQSEKTHEILEKCLLTLNNYLFHVNLMPMPIGSFDVIIGMNWLSSQRAEILCHEKAIRLPLPNGEALIIYGDKSRKNLKVISCTKTHKYVHRKCSAFLAHIVDRKRKTK from the coding sequence ATGCCTAGAAGGAGTAATCGGCTAACCCCTAACCGACCATCAACACCACAACCGCAACCACCACCAGAAATAAACCCCTCAATAAGTACAGTACAACTTGAAGAAATCATATCTCAAAGAATTGTTGCGGCTCTATCTAATGTCACAAGAGATGGAGTTAGAAATGAAGGCCATGTAGGGACCACTAGAACATGTACCTACAAAGATTTTATGAATTGCGGGCCAAAAAGCTTTCATGGAAATGAAGGGGTAGTTAATTTGACGAGGTGGATAGAAAAGAAAAAATCCATCTTTCAAATAAGCTTTTGTCCAGACAATTGTAAAGTACGTTTTGCAGCATGTACTTTCGCTGATGCAACGCTTACATGGTGGAAGAGCCATGTGAATACAATGGGGATTGATATTGCAAATTCCATGAAATGGGAAGAGCTAAAAATAATGctagtagaggagtattgtcctaGGGTGGAAATACATAAGTTGGAACAAGAATTGTggaccctaaccatgaagggtttAGAGATAAAAGCTTATACCGCTAGATTTAATGACCTTGCAGTAATGTGTCCAACACTTGTAACTCCTGAATataagaagattgaacgatataTCTGGGGTTTAGCATCACAAATCAAAGGCATGGTGATCGCATCAAAGCCTACGACTTATGACAGCACCAAGAGGATAGCTCATCAACTAACCCTCACAGAGATCCAAGGAATAGAAGTAATCTCAAAGGATGAGTCTCCCAAATCTAGATCAAACAAGTGCAAGTTTAATAAGAAGAATCCCAAACAATCATCTGAGAAAAGACAAGAAGTGGCAACCAATTATGCAACCACAACAAGAGTACCTACGCAACCAAAATCTTCATGGTACAATCAGTGCAACCGTCAACATCCAGGTGACTGTTTTGTCTGcatgaagtgcaagaaaaaggggCATACCGCTAGTTACTGCAGGAGCACAACACCTGCAACAGTCAATCAACAAACCAATAATGGGACAGGCCGTGGTGAAGGAAGAAAATGCTACGAGTGTGGGGAGGTTGGACATATCAAGAAAGCATACCCAAAGTTAAGGAGTCAAGGAGGCATAGGACGTGGCAGGGTGTTTGTGATCGGAAGTGGAGAGGCTATCCAGGACCCTTCGGTCGTATCTGGTACGTTTCTCATAGATAATTTATATGCTACCATACTCTTCGACTCTGGAGCAGATCGAAGTTTTATAACTccgacatttagaaaattgttaagTCATAAGCCTAGCAgattaaaagaaatctatgaagTAGAAATCGCTAACGGACAATCTGAGAAAACACATGAAATCCTAGAAAAATGTCTGTTAACTCTTAATAACTACCTTTTTCATGTCAACCTCATGCCAATGCCTATCGgtagttttgatgtcataattggcATGAATTGGTTATCTTCACAACGCGCCGAAATTTTATGTCATGAGAAAGCCATACGACTACCCTTACCAAACGGCGAAGCCCTgattatctatggtgataaatCTAGGAAGAACCTCAAAGTCATTTCTTGTACTAAGACCCATAAATATGTACATAGGAAATGTAGCGCTTTCTTAGCCCACATTGTAGATAGGAAGAGAAAGACAAAATAA